The genomic DNA GACGATGTCGTCCACGGCGAAGCCGTCGCCGCGCTCCACGACGTCGAGCGAGAGGATGTCGGCGCCCACCGAGCCGAGGGCCACGGCGAGGGAACCCAGGCTGCCGGGACGGTCGGTGAGGCGGACGCGCAGGAGGTAGGACACGCCCCCGATTGTGGCACCCGGCTCCGCGTCGCGCTGATTCCGCCCGGTGTCGGGCGGGCGGTCCCCGGCGTCCCGGGCGGGACGTCGGCAAGATCACACCGCCCCGGTTGGTGTCCCGGGCCGTCGGCCCCGACACTGGTACGCATGCCCCACACCGAGACCCGGTCGGAGGCAGGAGCGGCCCACAAGGCCTCGCTGACCTCCGTCGCCCGGCGCATCGCCCCCGGCCGCGAACACGAATTCCTGGCCTGGACCGACGCGGGGATCGCACTGGCCCGTACCTACCGCGGCTTCCTGGGCGGCGGGTGGGTCCGGTCCGCGGACGACCCCGACCTGTACTTCGTGATCTACCGCTTCGCCTCCGACGAGGAGCTCGACGACTGGCAGCGCTCGCGCGTGCGCAAGCACTGGCTGGAGCGGTGCGAGGGCCTCGCCGTCGAGACCGCCACGCACCGGCTGTCCGGGATCGAGGGCTGGTTCTCCCCGCAGCCCGACGGCGCCGGCCCCGTCGCGGCCCCCGTGGCGAAGGTTCCGCCGCGGTGGAAGCAGGCCGTGGCCATCTGGCTCGGTTTCTTCCCGCTGTCGCTGCTGATCAATTTCCTGGTGCTGCCGCACCTGACGTTCCTGCCCGCGCACGGCTGGGGACTGGTGGGCCGCACCCTGATCGCGACGCTGATCAACACCCCGCTCATGGTCTTCCTGGTGCTGCCGTGGGTGACCGCGCGGATCAAGCCGTGGCTGGAGCGCCGCTGACGGCCTGCGCGTCCACTATCGGGGCGAGGCTTATCCGGTGATGGTCTTGCCGAAGATGGTGCGGGCCACCACCCAGTGCAGAACTTCGTTAGTGCCCTCGTAGATCTCGCCGATCTTGCTGTCACGGTAGAGGGCTTCGACGGGGCCCGCGGTGCCGTCGGCGCTCAGTTCGCGGGCGAATCCGAGGCCGCCGAAGGCCTGGACGGCGTCGCGGGCGAGATCGACGGCGAGGCGACTGCCGTAGATCTTCGCCATGGACGCCTCGGGCTCGGGGAAGGTC from Tsukamurella paurometabola includes the following:
- a CDS encoding antibiotic biosynthesis monooxygenase yields the protein MPHTETRSEAGAAHKASLTSVARRIAPGREHEFLAWTDAGIALARTYRGFLGGGWVRSADDPDLYFVIYRFASDEELDDWQRSRVRKHWLERCEGLAVETATHRLSGIEGWFSPQPDGAGPVAAPVAKVPPRWKQAVAIWLGFFPLSLLINFLVLPHLTFLPAHGWGLVGRTLIATLINTPLMVFLVLPWVTARIKPWLERR